In a genomic window of Zootoca vivipara chromosome 5, rZooViv1.1, whole genome shotgun sequence:
- the CDK1 gene encoding cyclin-dependent kinase 1 — MDDYIKIEKIGEGTYGVVYKGKHKATGQVVAMKKIRLENDEEGVPSTAIREISLLKELRHPNIVCLQDVLMQDSRLYLIFEFLSMDLKKYLDSIPSGQYLDRMLVKSYLYQILQGIVFCHSRRILHRDLKPQNLLIDDNGVIKLADFGLARAFGIPVRVYTHEVVTLWYRAPEVLLGSARYSTPVDIWSIATIFAEMATKQALFRGDSEIDQLFRIFRALGTPNNEVWPEVESLQDYKNTFPKWKPSSLASLVKNLNEDGLDLLLKMLTYDPAKRISGRVALNHPYFDDLDKSKLPANRIKKC; from the exons ATGGACGACTACATAAAAATAGAAAAGATTGGTGAAG GCACTTATGGTGTTGTGTATAAAGGCAAACACAAAGCTACAGGCCAAGTGGTGGCCATGAAGAAAATTCGGTTAGAGAACGACGAAGAAGGTGTTCCCAGCACTGCTATCAGAGAGATTTCCTTATTAAAAGAGCTACGTCATCCCAACATAGTCTG TCTTCAGGATGTGCTTATGCAAGACTCAAGACTTTACCTGATATTTGAATTTCTTTCTATGGATCTCAAGAAATACTTGGACTCCATCCCATCTGGGCAGTACCTAGATCGTATGCTTGTTAAG AGTTACTTGTACCAAATCTTGCAAGGTATTGTGTTCTGTCACTCGAGGAGAATTCTGCACAGAGACCTGAAGCCTCAGAACTTGTTAATCGATGACAACGGAGTAATTAAACTGGCCGACTTTGGCCTGGCTCGAGCTTTCGGCATCCCCGTGCGGGTCTACACCCATGAG GTAGTAACTCTGTGGTACAGAGCTCCAGAAGTACTGCTAGGTTCCGCACGTTACTCCACACCTGTCGATATATGGAGCATAGCGACGATATTTGCTGAAATGGCAACCAAGCAAGCACTCTTCCGTGGAGATTCAGAAATTGATCAGTTGTTCAGGATCTTCAG AGCTTTGGGGACGCCCAACAATGAAGTGTGGCCGGAAGTAGAATCCTTGCAGGATTACAAGAACACTTTCCCCAAGTGGAAACCGAGCAGTCTGGCCTCTCTGGTGAAAAACCTGAATGAGGATGGACTAGACCTGCTTTTG AAAATGTTGACCTATGATCCAGCAAAAAGGATTTCTGGCCGCGTGGCTCTGAATCACCCTTACTTTGATGACTTGGACAAATCCAAACTACCAGCCAATCGGATCAAGAAATGCTAA